A genomic stretch from Telopea speciosissima isolate NSW1024214 ecotype Mountain lineage chromosome 7, Tspe_v1, whole genome shotgun sequence includes:
- the LOC122666988 gene encoding uncharacterized protein LOC122666988, translated as MSKGSCIRGGECLFSYKMLPKDGTSTSLNADKPEMESSALLNSRDSRKEVNIDGRSCCTVNNLSKDTAVRVPFSTGTIPHRKPEQTVVGKRLNALGQAPKGIRFLLNKNTPLDDSNREQQGDLPSNGGNSTAMCNQKSKSAPDKHQNLNEMQQRVPPAVPPKGISFLSIGKLPLSDPSKKQGDRFPPKQDAVEICNWKNQSVSHKLQNPNETALRMSKPPVSSGHSRTPLADGNGKSIQSSAQKALSSTLAFAEKYESKMGLGHSIYPPAFCAEVSKASRDNSNFSIGNSQNEQMKASTILEEYLFGVDDNGNQ; from the exons ATGTCAAAAGGCTCTTGCATTAGAGGTGGTGAGTGCTTGTTTTCATACAAG ATGCTACCCAAGGACGGTACCTCTACATCATTGAATGCTGACAAACCAGAGATGGAGTCATCAGCTCTGCTAAATAGTAGAGATTCGAGGAAGGAAGTGAATATTGATGGTCGCTCCTGTTGTACTGTCAACAACTTGTCTAAAGACACAGCTGTAAGGGTGCCATTCTCCACAGGAACAATCCCTCACAGAAAACCAGAGCAGACTGTGGTCGGGAAGAGATTGAATGCACTCGGTCAGGCACCCAAAGGAATTAGGTTTCTATTAAATAAAAACACACCATTAGATGATTCTAATAGGGAGCAACAAGGTGACTTGCCTTCCAATGGGGGTAATAGCACGGCAATGTGCAATCAAAAGAGCAAAAGTGCACCAGACAAACATCAAAATTTGAATGAGATGCAGCAGAGGGTGCCACCTGCAGTACCACCCAAAGGAATTAGCTTTCTCTCTATTGGAAAGTTGCCACTAAGTGATCCCAGTAAGAAACAAGGAGATCGTTTTCCTCCCAAACAAGATGCAGTTGAAATATGCAATTGGAAGAACCAAAGTGTATCACACAAGCTTCAAAATCCAAATGAAACTGCATTGAGGATGTCAAAACCCCCAGTTTCTAGTGGTCATTCAAGGACTCCATTAGCAGATGGGAATGGTAAATCCATCCAAAGCTCAGCTCAAAAGGCACTGTCCTCCACACTGGCATTTGCAGAAAAGTACGAGTCTAAAATGGGGTTGGGACATTCTATCTATCCCCCTGCTTTTTGTGCTGAGGTGAGTAAAGCATCAAGGGATAACAGTAACTTCAGCATTGGGAATTCCCAGAATGAACAAATGAAAGCTTCTACGATTTTGGAAGAATACTTATTTGGTGTGGATGATAATGGTAAC CAGTAA